Proteins from a genomic interval of Paenibacillus sp. FSL H8-0048:
- the ychF gene encoding redox-regulated ATPase YchF, whose translation MALKAGIVGLPNVGKSTLFNAITQAGAESANYPFCTIDPNVGVVEVPDERLDKLVELVQPNKTVPTAFEFVDIAGLVRGASKGEGLGNKFLAHIREVDAIVHVVRCFVDENVTHVDGKVNPISDIQTINLELILADLESVEKRIERSRKNIKGGDKKYAQEVEVLERVKEALYQDQPARSLELSDDERLIVRDLHLLTLKPVLYAANVGEDEVATAEENPYVQQVREFAAAENAEVVPISAKVEAEIAELEGEDKAMFLEELGLQESGLNRLIKAAYKLLGLYTYFTAGVQEVRAWTIRKGTKAPGAAGVIHTDFERGFIRAEVVAYTDLVAAGSMNGAKERGQLRLEGKEYLVQDGDVMHFRFNV comes from the coding sequence ATGGCTTTGAAAGCAGGTATCGTTGGACTTCCCAACGTAGGCAAATCGACATTATTCAATGCAATTACACAAGCGGGCGCAGAATCCGCCAACTATCCGTTCTGCACCATCGACCCGAACGTCGGGGTTGTAGAAGTACCGGACGAACGTCTGGATAAGCTGGTAGAGCTGGTACAGCCGAACAAGACGGTTCCGACCGCTTTTGAATTCGTCGATATTGCAGGACTGGTGCGCGGCGCGAGCAAGGGCGAAGGCCTGGGCAACAAGTTCCTGGCCCATATCCGCGAGGTGGATGCCATTGTTCATGTGGTGCGCTGCTTCGTTGATGAGAACGTGACCCATGTAGACGGCAAGGTGAATCCGATCAGCGACATCCAGACGATTAACCTGGAGCTGATTCTGGCTGACCTGGAGAGCGTGGAGAAACGGATTGAGCGTTCCCGCAAAAACATCAAGGGCGGCGACAAGAAATACGCCCAGGAAGTAGAAGTACTCGAGCGCGTGAAGGAAGCCCTGTATCAGGACCAGCCTGCACGCAGTCTGGAGTTGTCTGACGATGAGCGTCTGATCGTGCGTGATCTTCACCTGCTCACCCTGAAGCCGGTGCTGTATGCGGCGAATGTGGGCGAGGATGAAGTGGCGACTGCCGAGGAGAATCCTTATGTGCAGCAGGTCCGTGAATTCGCAGCAGCCGAGAATGCTGAAGTCGTGCCGATCAGTGCGAAGGTGGAAGCGGAGATTGCAGAGCTGGAAGGCGAAGACAAGGCGATGTTCCTTGAGGAGCTGGGGCTGCAGGAATCCGGGCTTAACCGTCTGATCAAAGCGGCTTACAAGCTGCTGGGCCTGTACACTTATTTCACTGCGGGCGTTCAAGAGGTTCGTGCCTGGACCATCCGCAAGGGCACCAAGGCCCCTGGAGCAGCGGGCGTGATTCATACGGACTTCGAGCGCGGGTTTATCCGGGCGGAGGTTGTAGCCTACACCGATCTGGTGGCGGCAGGTTCAATGAACGGTGCCAAGGAACGCGGGCAGCTGCGTCTGGAAGGTAAGGAATATTTGGTGCAGGACGGCGACGTTATGCATTTCCGGTTCAACGTATAG